One region of Streptococcus parasanguinis genomic DNA includes:
- a CDS encoding DJ-1/PfpI family protein — MKKVLCLIYPNFSLYEITALTSTLALSFDVTIDYVASDHSMVVSEDGLLCQPTKTLDQICIEEYSCVILPGMVNIGPALQDEKLISFLRDLGEQDILIAAISSAPLLLAKAGLLKDTKFTGGIWQNFFDYFEFLPRENFQPKVLVQDKQIITAIGFAHQEFARKVILSLGLAENTDNYFKEQNEYAEEDLIYTLSDEEFDQVKQSIENTL; from the coding sequence ATGAAAAAAGTACTTTGTTTGATTTATCCTAATTTTTCTCTTTATGAGATAACTGCTTTAACGAGTACTTTAGCTCTGTCTTTTGACGTCACGATTGATTATGTCGCTTCAGATCATTCGATGGTGGTCTCTGAGGATGGCTTGCTCTGTCAACCGACCAAAACACTGGATCAAATCTGTATAGAAGAGTATTCTTGTGTGATTTTGCCAGGAATGGTCAATATAGGGCCTGCCTTACAGGATGAGAAATTGATTTCGTTCTTGAGGGACCTTGGTGAGCAAGATATCCTAATTGCAGCCATTTCTTCAGCGCCACTTTTATTAGCGAAAGCAGGTCTGTTGAAGGACACGAAATTCACAGGTGGAATTTGGCAAAACTTCTTTGACTATTTTGAATTTCTTCCACGTGAAAATTTCCAACCGAAAGTTCTTGTGCAAGATAAACAAATCATTACGGCTATCGGTTTTGCACATCAAGAGTTTGCAAGAAAAGTGATTCTAAGTTTAGGGCTGGCAGAGAATACGGACAACTATTTTAAAGAACAAAACGAGTATGCAGAAGAGGATTTGATATATACTCTATCAGATGAAGAGTTTGATCAAGTGAAGCAGAGTATAGAAAACACCCTCTAA
- the dnaK gene encoding molecular chaperone DnaK, translated as MSKIIGIDLGTTNSAVAVLEGTESKIIANPEGNRTTPSVVSFKNGEIIVGDAAKRQAVTNPDTVISIKSKMGTSEKVSANGKEYTPQEISAMILQYLKGYAEDYLGEKVTKAVITVPAYFNDAQRQATKDAGKIAGLEVERIVNEPTAAALAYGLDKTDKEEKILVFDLGGGTFDVSILELGDGVFDVLATAGDNKLGGDDFDQKIIDYMVEEFKKENGIDLSTDKMALQRLKDAAEKAKKDLSGVTSTQISLPFITAGAAGPLHLEMTLTRAKFDDLTRDLVERTKTPVRQALSDAGLSLSDIDEVILVGGSTRIPAVVEAVKAETGKEPNKSVNPDEVVAMGAAIQGGVITGDVKDVVLLDVTPLSLGIETMGGVFTKLIDRNTTIPTSKSQVFSTAADNQPAVDIHVLQGERPMAADNKTLGRFQLTDIPAAPRGIPQIEVTFDIDKNGIVSVKAKDLGTQKEQTIVIQSNSGLTDEEIDRMMKDAEANAEADKKRKEEVDLRNEVDQAIFATEKTIKETEGKGFDAERDAAQAGLDDLKKAQESGNLEEMKAKLEALNEKAQALAVKLYEQAAAAQQAQAGAEGAQASGNAGDDVVDGEFTEK; from the coding sequence ATGTCTAAAATTATCGGTATTGACTTAGGTACAACAAACTCAGCAGTAGCAGTTCTTGAAGGAACTGAATCAAAAATCATCGCAAACCCAGAAGGTAACCGCACAACTCCATCTGTAGTGTCATTCAAAAACGGTGAAATCATCGTTGGTGACGCTGCAAAACGTCAAGCAGTAACAAACCCAGATACAGTGATTTCTATCAAATCTAAGATGGGTACTTCTGAAAAAGTTTCTGCAAATGGTAAAGAATACACACCACAAGAAATCTCAGCGATGATTCTTCAATACTTGAAAGGTTACGCTGAAGACTACCTTGGTGAAAAAGTAACGAAGGCTGTCATCACAGTTCCAGCTTACTTCAACGATGCTCAACGTCAAGCAACTAAAGACGCTGGTAAAATCGCTGGTCTTGAAGTAGAACGTATCGTCAACGAACCAACAGCAGCAGCCCTTGCTTATGGTTTGGATAAGACTGATAAAGAAGAAAAAATCTTGGTATTCGACCTTGGTGGTGGTACATTCGACGTATCTATCCTTGAATTGGGTGATGGTGTCTTTGATGTATTGGCAACTGCAGGGGATAATAAACTCGGTGGTGACGACTTTGACCAAAAAATCATCGACTACATGGTTGAAGAATTCAAGAAAGAAAATGGTATCGACTTGTCAACAGACAAGATGGCGCTTCAACGTTTGAAAGACGCAGCTGAAAAAGCGAAGAAAGACCTTTCTGGTGTGACTTCAACTCAAATCAGCTTGCCGTTCATCACTGCAGGAGCTGCTGGACCTCTTCACTTGGAAATGACTTTGACTCGTGCGAAATTCGACGATTTGACTCGTGATCTTGTAGAACGTACAAAAACTCCAGTTCGTCAAGCCCTTTCAGATGCAGGTTTGAGCTTGTCAGATATCGACGAAGTCATCCTTGTCGGTGGTTCAACTCGTATTCCTGCCGTTGTAGAAGCTGTTAAAGCTGAAACTGGTAAAGAACCAAACAAATCAGTGAACCCTGACGAAGTTGTGGCTATGGGTGCTGCGATCCAAGGTGGTGTGATCACTGGTGACGTCAAAGACGTTGTCCTTCTTGACGTAACTCCATTGTCACTTGGTATCGAAACAATGGGTGGAGTCTTCACAAAACTCATCGACCGCAACACTACAATTCCAACTTCTAAATCACAAGTCTTCTCAACTGCAGCAGATAACCAACCAGCCGTTGATATCCACGTTCTTCAAGGGGAACGCCCAATGGCAGCAGATAACAAGACTCTTGGACGCTTCCAATTGACTGATATCCCAGCTGCACCTCGTGGTATCCCACAAATCGAAGTTACATTTGACATCGACAAGAACGGTATCGTATCTGTTAAAGCGAAAGATCTTGGAACTCAAAAAGAACAAACAATCGTTATCCAATCAAACTCAGGTTTGACAGATGAAGAAATCGACCGCATGATGAAAGATGCAGAAGCTAACGCTGAAGCAGATAAGAAACGTAAAGAAGAAGTTGACCTTCGTAACGAAGTAGACCAAGCTATCTTTGCGACTGAAAAGACCATCAAAGAAACTGAAGGCAAAGGCTTTGATGCAGAACGTGACGCAGCTCAAGCAGGACTTGATGATCTTAAGAAAGCTCAAGAATCAGGTAACCTTGAAGAAATGAAAGCAAAACTTGAAGCCTTGAACGAAAAAGCACAAGCATTGGCTGTTAAACTTTACGAACAAGCTGCAGCAGCACAACAAGCACAAGCAGGAGCTGAAGGAGCACAAGCATCAGGCAACGCAGGCGATGACGTCGTAGACGGAGAGTTTACTGAAAAGTAA
- the dnaJ gene encoding molecular chaperone DnaJ produces MNNTEFYDRLGVSKNASQDEIKKAYRKLSKKYHPDINKEPGAEEKYKEVQEAYETLSDEQKRAAYDQYGAAGANGGFGGGAGGFGGFDGAGFGGFEDIFSSFFGGGASRNPNAPRQGDDLQYRVNLKFEEAIFGAEKEVKYHREASCHTCHGSGAKPGTSPVTCGRCHGSGVINVDTQTPLGMMRRQVTCDVCHGRGQEIKDPCTTCRGTGHEKQAHSVNVKIPAGVETGQQIRLAGQGEAGFNGGPYGDLYVVVNVEPSDRFERDGSTIYYKLDLNFVQAALGDTVHVPTVHGDVDLVIPEGTQTGKKFRLRGKGAPSLRGGAMGDQYVSVNVVTPTGLNDKQKEALQAFAEASDLKVNPKKKGFFDKVKDALDDL; encoded by the coding sequence ATGAACAATACTGAATTTTATGACCGTTTGGGCGTTTCAAAGAATGCATCTCAAGACGAGATCAAGAAAGCCTATCGGAAATTATCTAAAAAATATCACCCAGATATCAACAAGGAGCCTGGTGCTGAGGAAAAGTACAAGGAAGTTCAAGAAGCTTACGAGACTTTGAGTGACGAGCAAAAACGGGCTGCTTATGACCAATATGGTGCTGCGGGTGCCAATGGTGGCTTCGGTGGCGGAGCAGGTGGTTTTGGTGGCTTTGATGGTGCTGGTTTTGGTGGCTTTGAAGATATCTTCTCTAGCTTCTTTGGTGGTGGTGCAAGTCGTAATCCAAATGCACCTCGTCAAGGGGATGACCTCCAATACCGCGTCAATCTCAAGTTTGAAGAAGCGATTTTTGGTGCGGAAAAAGAAGTCAAGTACCATCGGGAAGCTAGCTGCCATACCTGTCATGGTTCTGGAGCTAAGCCAGGGACTAGTCCGGTGACCTGTGGACGCTGTCATGGTTCTGGAGTCATCAATGTGGATACTCAGACCCCTCTTGGGATGATGCGCCGTCAAGTGACCTGTGATGTCTGTCATGGTCGTGGTCAAGAAATCAAAGATCCATGTACGACTTGTCGTGGAACAGGTCATGAAAAACAAGCTCATAGCGTGAATGTCAAGATTCCTGCCGGAGTTGAAACGGGTCAACAAATCCGCTTAGCTGGTCAAGGAGAAGCTGGCTTTAACGGTGGACCATACGGGGACTTGTATGTTGTTGTCAATGTTGAGCCGAGCGATCGTTTCGAACGAGATGGCTCAACCATCTACTACAAGTTAGACTTGAACTTTGTTCAAGCAGCTCTTGGAGATACGGTCCATGTGCCAACTGTTCACGGAGATGTCGATTTGGTCATTCCTGAAGGAACCCAAACCGGTAAGAAATTCCGCCTCCGTGGAAAAGGGGCTCCAAGCTTGCGTGGTGGTGCTATGGGGGATCAATATGTATCTGTCAATGTCGTCACCCCAACTGGTTTAAATGACAAGCAAAAAGAAGCCCTTCAAGCCTTTGCGGAAGCAAGTGATTTGAAGGTCAACCCAAAGAAAAAAGGGTTCTTTGACAAGGTCAAAGATGCTTTAGATGATTTATAA
- the grpE gene encoding nucleotide exchange factor GrpE, with amino-acid sequence MTEDIKKEDVKEEVDQTTEEVVEESNQPSELEEAQARAEEFENKYLRAHAEMQNIQRRANEERQQLQKYRSQDLAKAILPSLDNLERALAVEGLTDDVKKGLEMVQESLVHALKEEGIEEIPADGAFDHNYHMAIQTLPADDEHPADTIAQVFQKGYKLHDRILRPAMVVVYN; translated from the coding sequence TTGACAGAAGATATCAAAAAAGAAGACGTGAAAGAAGAAGTTGACCAAACAACTGAAGAAGTTGTAGAGGAAAGTAACCAACCTTCTGAGTTAGAAGAAGCACAAGCGCGTGCCGAGGAATTTGAAAACAAATACCTTCGTGCTCATGCAGAAATGCAAAACATTCAGCGCCGTGCCAATGAAGAACGTCAGCAATTACAAAAATACCGTAGCCAAGATTTGGCAAAAGCGATCTTACCATCACTGGACAACCTCGAACGCGCCCTTGCCGTAGAAGGATTGACAGATGATGTGAAGAAGGGCTTGGAAATGGTCCAAGAAAGTTTGGTACATGCTCTGAAAGAAGAAGGAATTGAAGAAATTCCAGCGGACGGAGCCTTTGACCATAACTACCACATGGCCATCCAAACCTTACCTGCAGATGACGAACATCCAGCAGACACTATCGCACAAGTCTTCCAAAAAGGCTACAAACTCCATGACCGCATCCTACGCCCAGCCATGGTAGTGGTTTATAACTAG
- the hrcA gene encoding heat-inducible transcriptional repressor HrcA, which translates to MVTERQNEILNLVVDIFTKTHEPVGSKALQDVIQSSSATIRNDMAALEKQGLLEKAHTSSGRMPSRAGFQYFVQNSLDLELIDEQDVYQVVKAFDFEAFKLDDILDATAKLLAQMTGYTAVIQDVEPTRQRLTGFEIVPLSNHDALAVLTLDESKPVTVQFAIPKNFLTSDLEIFHQLVQERFIGNTVLDIHYRLRTEIPQIVQRYFKTTDNVLDLFDYVFSQLFQELVFVEGKVSSLTYADLQTYQFLDYPQHVALELRGGMPEDQMTQILVAESQEKALKNVTVISHKFLVPYRGMALMHVIGPVEMDYRRVISLVNVIGRVLVMKLTDYYRYLNSNHYEVN; encoded by the coding sequence ATGGTTACAGAACGTCAAAATGAGATTCTCAATCTTGTTGTCGATATCTTTACCAAGACCCACGAACCAGTCGGTTCAAAAGCGCTACAAGATGTGATTCAATCCAGTAGCGCGACCATTCGAAACGACATGGCTGCCCTCGAAAAACAAGGCTTACTAGAAAAGGCCCACACTTCGAGTGGCCGAATGCCTAGTCGAGCTGGTTTTCAATATTTTGTTCAGAACTCGCTTGATCTAGAGTTAATTGATGAGCAAGATGTCTACCAGGTGGTGAAAGCCTTTGATTTCGAAGCCTTTAAGTTAGACGATATCTTGGATGCTACAGCTAAGTTACTAGCCCAGATGACGGGTTACACCGCAGTGATTCAGGATGTTGAACCGACACGTCAGCGCTTGACCGGTTTTGAGATTGTTCCATTATCCAACCACGATGCCTTAGCGGTTCTGACCTTGGATGAATCAAAGCCTGTTACCGTCCAGTTTGCCATTCCAAAGAATTTCTTAACCAGTGACTTGGAAATCTTCCATCAGCTGGTTCAAGAGCGTTTCATTGGAAATACAGTCTTGGATATTCACTACCGCCTGCGGACAGAGATTCCACAGATTGTACAGCGCTATTTCAAGACGACAGACAATGTGCTGGATCTCTTTGATTACGTCTTCTCGCAACTGTTTCAAGAACTGGTTTTTGTAGAAGGAAAGGTTTCATCATTAACCTACGCCGATCTTCAGACCTATCAGTTCTTAGATTATCCCCAACACGTAGCCTTGGAGTTACGAGGGGGAATGCCAGAAGACCAAATGACCCAGATCCTGGTTGCAGAATCCCAAGAAAAGGCCTTGAAAAATGTGACGGTGATTAGTCACAAGTTCCTAGTGCCTTATCGTGGGATGGCCCTCATGCATGTGATCGGTCCCGTAGAGATGGATTACAGGCGTGTGATTAGCCTGGTCAATGTCATCGGACGGGTACTGGTTATGAAGTTGACGGACTACTACCGTTACCTCAACAGCAACCATTATGAAGTAAATTAA